A single genomic interval of Acidobacteriota bacterium harbors:
- the ccsA gene encoding cytochrome c biogenesis protein CcsA, with protein MGYEVPGELAVWFALVTNVLAGISFLLAARGKAAFETLAHRSYHLFVIFASLAVAYLLYLFFSNNFAFKYVYEYSRSAESFLYVLSGLWGGQEGTYLLWLFMNALCGYLILRWAAQYKDYAMAVFSLVNLFFLLILVKLSPFAQLPVPASDGLGLNPLLRDPWMVIHPPVIFAGYAVAAVPFAIAMAALIRHEYTGWVNRVFPWVALSALLIGAGNVLGGYWAYKTLGWGGYWAWDPVENSSFVPWVIALALLHGLIIERRGGGLRRINLLLSAFVFLLVVYGTFLTRSGVLEEFSVHSFTDLGVNVFLVGFMILFTAMTVLLFILRARGIPSAPVDLSYFGREFAMLAALTVLLAFGVIVLFWSSLPILTSTFTAEPRAADIATYNTFALPLAIIMAFLLTSSPYLKFTAYRLPFAGGKVALALAAAAVVGFGLFYFLLSTGLTFSILFTLVVGGMLVYLFKSDLRKSLLPALAVFLITIGVAAAFGVSDYLYLLFFATAAMAATANVISLAEFLPCRWKLMGGEVTHFGFGLMLIGVLASSALGSSEKLVIGRGQSAEADSYGLTVQYLGMVNDLEHPNNELILTLDQGAGPDEIHPQLYFSERMGGIMRKPFIERSLLYDLYLAPEDVQAGGNTNGLTLKKGEARRIGDIKVSFSDFEMGGHMDPRTSGMRVLARVDVEYEGTVSTITPVVVHTEDSTGRPTVISEPARFVVADQEYSMSIERILADEGAVILSIPGLLPDTPADRLVLDVSRKPGINLVWLGTTLILLGCLISVIRRREELVKARGWRS; from the coding sequence ATGGGATATGAAGTACCGGGCGAGCTGGCCGTCTGGTTTGCCCTTGTCACCAACGTGCTCGCGGGCATTTCCTTTCTGCTCGCGGCTCGCGGCAAAGCCGCATTCGAGACGCTGGCTCATCGCAGTTACCATCTTTTTGTCATTTTTGCGTCGCTGGCGGTGGCATACCTGCTGTACCTGTTCTTCTCGAACAACTTCGCTTTCAAATACGTGTACGAGTACTCCCGGAGCGCTGAGAGTTTTCTGTACGTGCTTTCCGGCCTGTGGGGCGGGCAGGAGGGTACGTATCTTCTCTGGTTATTCATGAACGCCCTGTGCGGGTATCTCATACTCAGATGGGCCGCGCAGTACAAGGACTACGCGATGGCCGTTTTCAGCCTGGTGAACCTGTTCTTCCTGCTGATCCTGGTCAAACTGTCTCCTTTTGCCCAGCTGCCGGTTCCGGCCTCGGACGGCCTGGGACTGAATCCGTTGCTTCGCGACCCGTGGATGGTCATTCATCCGCCCGTCATTTTCGCCGGTTACGCCGTTGCGGCGGTGCCGTTCGCGATTGCCATGGCGGCGCTTATCCGGCACGAGTATACCGGGTGGGTAAACCGGGTCTTTCCGTGGGTGGCGCTATCTGCGCTGTTGATCGGCGCCGGAAACGTGCTCGGCGGTTACTGGGCCTACAAGACCCTGGGCTGGGGCGGTTACTGGGCCTGGGATCCGGTCGAGAATTCGTCGTTTGTCCCCTGGGTGATCGCTCTGGCGCTCCTGCACGGCCTGATTATTGAACGCCGCGGCGGAGGTCTCCGCAGAATCAACCTCCTGCTGTCGGCTTTCGTATTCCTTCTCGTCGTGTACGGAACGTTTCTCACTCGCAGCGGTGTCCTGGAGGAATTCTCCGTTCATAGTTTTACTGATCTCGGGGTCAACGTCTTTCTCGTCGGGTTCATGATTCTCTTTACCGCCATGACGGTGCTTCTGTTCATTCTACGGGCCAGGGGGATCCCGTCAGCGCCGGTCGATCTCAGCTATTTCGGCCGCGAGTTTGCCATGCTGGCAGCTCTCACGGTGCTGTTAGCCTTTGGTGTCATTGTGTTGTTCTGGTCGTCGCTGCCAATCCTGACATCGACATTCACGGCCGAGCCGCGGGCAGCGGACATAGCGACTTACAATACCTTTGCCCTGCCGCTTGCCATAATCATGGCTTTCCTGCTTACGTCATCGCCTTACCTGAAGTTCACGGCCTATCGGCTGCCCTTTGCGGGCGGGAAAGTAGCGCTCGCCCTGGCGGCTGCGGCGGTAGTAGGGTTCGGGCTGTTCTATTTTCTGCTTTCGACCGGCCTGACGTTTTCAATCCTGTTCACGCTCGTGGTGGGCGGCATGCTCGTCTACCTCTTCAAGTCGGATCTTCGGAAATCGCTCCTGCCGGCTCTTGCGGTTTTCCTGATCACGATCGGGGTCGCGGCAGCCTTCGGCGTCAGCGATTACCTCTACCTGCTGTTTTTTGCCACGGCTGCAATGGCTGCGACCGCCAACGTTATTTCGCTGGCCGAATTTCTGCCGTGCCGCTGGAAACTGATGGGAGGAGAAGTGACCCACTTCGGGTTCGGCCTGATGCTTATCGGTGTCCTGGCATCATCCGCTTTAGGCTCCAGTGAGAAACTGGTCATCGGCAGAGGGCAGAGCGCCGAGGCTGATTCGTACGGGCTGACCGTTCAGTACCTGGGCATGGTCAACGACCTCGAGCATCCGAACAACGAGCTCATTCTGACTCTCGATCAAGGTGCCGGCCCGGACGAGATCCATCCGCAACTGTACTTTTCCGAGCGAATGGGCGGCATAATGCGCAAGCCGTTTATAGAGCGGTCGCTCCTGTACGATCTGTATCTGGCCCCGGAAGACGTTCAGGCCGGTGGCAACACGAACGGCCTCACCCTGAAGAAGGGAGAGGCCCGCCGGATTGGCGATATCAAAGTTTCGTTCAGCGATTTCGAAATGGGGGGGCACATGGATCCGCGAACCAGCGGCATGAGGGTGCTGGCGAGAGTCGACGTTGAATACGAGGGTACGGTCTCGACGATTACTCCGGTAGTCGTGCACACCGAGGATTCCACGGGCCGCCCGACGGTAATTTCTGAACCGGCCAGATTCGTCGTGGCGGACCAGGAGTATAGTATGTCGATCGAGCGGATTCTGGCCGACGAGGGTGCGGTGATACTTAGCATCCCCGGCCTGCTCCCGGATACGCCCGCCGACCGGCTGGTCCTGGACGTCTCCAGGAAACCCGGGATCAATCTCGTCTGGCTCGGGACTACGCTTATCCTGCTGGGTTGCCTTATTTCCGTGATCCGTCGTCGGGAAGAGCTTGTCAAGGCCCGTGGCTGGCGATCCTGA
- a CDS encoding cytochrome c maturation protein CcmE, translating into MTARYIVGGVIIAVFLVWGASAFLQTTVQYVSIGEAGRSARVVQVMGKIDFDHVTYNAAASRLEFSIYDTEAVDPALAPRLPVVYYGVVPGNFEQATSVVLKGKPDAEGTFVAEQMLVKCPSKYQGESGDEYQNVRKHQDAQGTSGV; encoded by the coding sequence ATGACAGCCAGGTACATCGTTGGCGGTGTCATCATTGCCGTGTTTCTCGTATGGGGGGCTTCGGCTTTCCTTCAGACAACCGTTCAGTACGTTTCGATTGGAGAGGCCGGGCGGAGTGCCCGCGTGGTCCAGGTGATGGGTAAGATCGATTTCGATCACGTGACCTATAACGCGGCGGCGTCCCGCCTCGAATTCAGCATCTACGATACCGAGGCGGTCGATCCTGCCCTTGCTCCCAGGCTGCCGGTGGTTTATTACGGCGTCGTACCCGGCAACTTCGAGCAGGCCACCTCGGTGGTGCTCAAAGGGAAGCCGGACGCCGAGGGCACCTTTGTGGCCGAACAGATGCTGGTCAAGTGCCCGTCCAAATACCAGGGGGAGAGCGGCGACGAGTATCAGAATGTCCGCAAGCATCAGGACGCGCAAGGCACCTCCGGGGTTTGA
- a CDS encoding CcmD family protein, which produces MDGNYIAMFVTLVIWAGLFVFLWRLDKKVRRLEERSK; this is translated from the coding sequence GTGGACGGCAACTACATAGCCATGTTCGTTACACTGGTCATCTGGGCCGGTCTTTTTGTTTTTCTGTGGCGCCTGGACAAGAAGGTCAGGAGACTCGAGGAGCGGTCGAAATGA
- a CDS encoding cytochrome c biogenesis protein translates to MRLAPGRALRPRLRPVPEQEGSKTYCLLFNILYNGSKRYTIGGPAGEPVVIMWWKILLFVGMTAMIVGSYVLPAPQQTIGDASRVFYYHIPQAWICVLAFTMSMIFSLRYLGKKAIVEDDRAVAAAGLGFVFCLMATVSGSIFARVTWGSFWNWDPRETSIFILLLIYGAYFALRGAIDVEERRAALSAVYAIFAFVTVPFLIFVVPRIVPSLHPEDSVVSSELRFTMGPAVRIVFFSSLALFTVLFFWMFSLARRVTVLIRAGLEEA, encoded by the coding sequence ATGCGGCTTGCTCCCGGACGGGCGTTACGGCCGAGGCTGCGGCCGGTGCCGGAACAAGAGGGATCAAAAACGTATTGCCTTTTGTTTAATATTCTATATAATGGGTCCAAACGTTACACGATAGGCGGCCCCGCAGGCGAGCCGGTAGTAATTATGTGGTGGAAGATACTGCTATTTGTTGGAATGACTGCGATGATCGTCGGCAGCTACGTGCTGCCCGCCCCGCAGCAGACCATCGGCGATGCCAGTCGTGTCTTTTACTACCACATACCTCAGGCCTGGATCTGTGTCCTGGCATTTACGATGTCGATGATCTTCTCACTCCGGTATCTCGGTAAGAAGGCGATCGTGGAAGACGACCGGGCCGTGGCCGCGGCCGGTCTCGGCTTTGTCTTCTGCCTGATGGCGACTGTTTCCGGATCGATTTTCGCCCGGGTAACCTGGGGCTCGTTCTGGAACTGGGACCCCAGGGAGACCTCGATCTTCATTCTCCTGCTGATATACGGCGCCTATTTCGCGCTGAGAGGGGCGATTGACGTAGAGGAAAGGCGCGCGGCACTGTCGGCCGTGTATGCGATCTTTGCCTTTGTCACGGTGCCGTTCCTCATTTTTGTGGTCCCCCGGATAGTTCCTTCGCTCCATCCGGAGGACTCAGTCGTCAGTTCAGAGTTGAGATTCACCATGGGGCCGGCCGTGCGGATCGTGTTCTTTTCGTCGCTGGCTCTGTTTACGGTTCTGTTCTTCTGGATGTTTTCGCTGGCGCGCCGGGTAACGGTGCTTATCCGGGCGGGTCTCGAGGAGGCTTAG
- a CDS encoding 6-phosphofructokinase, which yields MNKIGIITSGGDCGGLNAVVKGAAQMATRRGAIAYAIPNGYAGLYNLTHMDSLVELTPARVDSFSIGLAGSEAGHSRVKIAAIKDKHKYERIKDGLTKFGIDGLVISGGDDTGSVVLDLAAQGIMCIHAPKTMDLDLVPYSVGGDSTINRIGFLVRELKTTGRTHNRIIIIEVFGRYAGHTAFRGGVAGEADAILIPEIPVDFDELYRHMRKLYTKRILESDIKTGTYTIVVAEGLKDTTGHAMYDENAGVDTFGHKKLAGASRYVASELTKRLQADDEVKRFMMRQGMFVEELYTVPEIRTIVPSHLVRAGSTSAFDANFGMEAGANSVVLLLKGLSGVTVSGFAKNTIQYMDIKDAIKQRLVDLNAVALYEQIGFCFGRVRADYEPAVQKMTGLVDRLY from the coding sequence GTGAACAAGATTGGTATTATCACCAGCGGCGGCGACTGCGGAGGCTTGAACGCGGTCGTCAAGGGGGCGGCTCAGATGGCAACCCGCAGGGGCGCCATCGCCTATGCCATCCCCAACGGGTACGCCGGCCTGTACAACCTGACGCATATGGACAGCCTGGTCGAATTGACCCCGGCACGGGTCGATTCCTTCAGTATCGGCCTGGCCGGGTCAGAGGCGGGTCATTCCCGTGTCAAGATAGCGGCGATCAAGGACAAGCACAAGTATGAGCGCATAAAGGACGGACTGACCAAGTTCGGCATTGACGGTCTCGTGATCAGCGGGGGTGACGATACCGGCTCGGTGGTGCTGGACCTGGCAGCGCAGGGAATCATGTGCATACACGCGCCGAAAACGATGGATCTGGACCTCGTGCCGTATTCCGTCGGCGGTGACTCGACCATAAACCGAATCGGCTTTCTCGTCCGCGAGCTCAAGACGACCGGCCGCACCCACAATCGGATCATCATCATCGAGGTGTTCGGCCGGTACGCCGGCCACACCGCCTTCAGGGGCGGCGTTGCCGGAGAGGCTGATGCCATTCTTATTCCCGAGATACCCGTCGACTTCGACGAACTCTACCGGCACATGCGGAAGTTGTACACCAAACGGATCCTGGAGAGCGACATAAAAACCGGTACGTACACGATCGTGGTAGCCGAGGGGCTGAAGGACACGACGGGGCATGCCATGTACGACGAGAACGCCGGGGTGGACACTTTCGGTCACAAGAAGCTGGCCGGGGCCTCCCGGTACGTAGCCTCAGAGCTGACCAAGCGCCTTCAGGCGGATGATGAGGTCAAACGGTTCATGATGCGGCAGGGCATGTTCGTGGAAGAACTGTACACGGTTCCGGAAATCCGGACCATTGTGCCGAGTCATCTCGTCAGAGCCGGCTCCACGTCGGCCTTCGACGCCAATTTCGGTATGGAGGCGGGAGCGAACTCGGTCGTTCTGCTGCTTAAGGGATTATCCGGCGTCACCGTGAGCGGCTTTGCCAAGAACACGATTCAGTACATGGATATCAAGGACGCGATCAAGCAGCGGCTGGTGGATCTGAACGCCGTCGCCCTCTATGAACAGATTGGGTTCTGCTTTGGGCGCGTGCGTGCCGATTACGAACCCGCCGTGCAGAAGATGACCGGGTTGGTTGACCGGCTGTATTGA
- a CDS encoding fructose-bisphosphatase class II yields MDTDLRFDVGTHPPEYSGRQDEFVFEQDRIWEFNHRHKAVLANYDIVLDACTIITLSDRINGRSNLGALRNRQLRQSVILSAGLAAVAVALHGRGSLTRVPKHHVTKELQNRLKRANDRTAAQVMAEVLQTTTETLPEGEQVLIESAITEGARIKPGKEPGGNPTIPVGAVFGLDRHRADYGLSMPRSVTQLSMGSDVIDGTTKSIKGLHSSLTALFITEANVKRHLPDIYVQRWMGGAFFPEFNPREAKLLEAADIIARAYGHSDIGRLSAFFLDRPRHETPISILNKAGISTPMDKDGDLLPGVILGIDGLKFSDGRGLTSMIGEIGGSAEWALGVLPLVWRGGQAIGMLTSQSSLTRKDHSPEDRWKERFHFTEEEFLLIQDARFERKPYFTIDDIIDDPFAGGVSAFGGITDNRYLPFMHGVETDANNQQITVSVLVINSLGTVECWQMAFKCNQNLEHTTNLVGSPKAQLAELNGSDLQRAIAGMLENEHMSRRFRIFFDNEYYPALIPVRDRIVLLQRAVRGLVERGVLDDRDREIIKAAQQYAPDWFINSDS; encoded by the coding sequence ATGGATACAGATTTGCGATTCGACGTGGGCACTCACCCGCCGGAGTACAGCGGACGCCAGGACGAGTTTGTTTTTGAGCAGGATCGGATATGGGAGTTCAATCACCGCCACAAGGCGGTTCTGGCCAATTACGACATCGTCCTGGACGCCTGCACGATAATCACTCTCTCGGACCGCATCAACGGCCGGTCGAATCTCGGGGCGCTTCGAAACCGGCAGCTACGCCAGTCGGTAATTCTATCGGCCGGCCTGGCAGCGGTGGCGGTGGCTCTTCACGGTCGGGGCAGCCTGACACGGGTGCCAAAACACCACGTCACCAAGGAGTTGCAGAACCGGCTCAAGAGAGCGAACGACCGGACGGCGGCCCAGGTCATGGCCGAAGTGCTTCAGACTACCACCGAGACCCTGCCGGAAGGCGAGCAGGTGCTCATTGAGTCCGCCATTACCGAGGGTGCCCGTATAAAGCCGGGCAAGGAACCCGGCGGAAATCCGACCATTCCGGTCGGCGCCGTGTTCGGCCTGGACCGACACCGGGCCGACTACGGGCTGAGTATGCCTCGCAGCGTGACTCAGTTATCGATGGGCTCGGATGTCATCGACGGCACGACCAAGTCGATCAAAGGCTTGCACTCCAGCCTTACCGCTCTCTTTATCACCGAGGCCAACGTGAAGCGCCATTTGCCCGACATCTACGTGCAGCGATGGATGGGTGGAGCGTTTTTCCCCGAGTTCAATCCGCGGGAGGCCAAGCTGCTGGAGGCCGCGGACATTATTGCCAGGGCCTACGGCCATTCCGACATCGGCAGATTGAGCGCCTTCTTTCTTGACCGACCACGCCACGAGACGCCCATTAGCATCCTGAACAAGGCGGGCATTTCCACTCCCATGGACAAGGACGGTGATCTTCTGCCCGGGGTCATCCTCGGCATTGACGGCCTGAAGTTTTCCGACGGGCGCGGGCTCACGTCGATGATCGGAGAAATCGGCGGCTCGGCCGAGTGGGCCCTTGGCGTCCTGCCCCTCGTGTGGCGAGGCGGCCAGGCTATCGGCATGCTGACCAGCCAATCCTCCCTTACCCGCAAGGACCATAGCCCGGAGGACCGGTGGAAGGAGCGCTTCCATTTCACGGAAGAAGAATTCCTCCTTATCCAGGACGCGCGGTTCGAACGGAAACCGTATTTCACCATTGACGACATTATCGATGATCCCTTTGCCGGCGGCGTCAGCGCTTTCGGCGGCATTACAGACAACCGCTACCTGCCGTTCATGCACGGTGTCGAGACGGATGCGAATAACCAGCAGATCACCGTCAGCGTGCTCGTAATTAACTCGCTCGGCACGGTGGAGTGCTGGCAGATGGCATTCAAGTGCAATCAGAATCTGGAGCACACGACCAACCTCGTGGGTTCGCCGAAGGCACAGCTTGCCGAGCTGAACGGCAGTGATCTGCAGCGGGCTATTGCCGGAATGCTGGAGAACGAGCACATGAGCAGACGGTTCCGGATTTTCTTTGACAACGAATACTACCCGGCCCTCATACCGGTGCGCGACAGGATAGTCCTGTTGCAGCGCGCCGTCCGGGGACTGGTGGAGCGCGGAGTGCTTGACGATCGGGACCGTGAGATAATCAAGGCTGCGCAGCAGTACGCGCCGGACTGGTTCATTAACTCGGACTCATAG
- the lexA gene encoding transcriptional repressor LexA codes for MKEKLTDRQRAIFEHIRDQIVRRGQPPTIREIGEAFAIRSTNGVRAHLSALIRKGYIKKEEYISRGIELTREFARDIVRVPLVGSVPAGVPIDAVENVESEFALDQSFLPRGEIFSLKVTGDSMKNAGILDGDVVVVKKQPTAQRGNIIVAVMNGEATVKRFFPQAKKIRLQPENDDFQPIIVSRRTGDFKIVGRVVGLLRRIR; via the coding sequence GTGAAGGAAAAACTTACCGACCGGCAGCGAGCGATTTTCGAGCACATTCGCGACCAGATTGTCCGGCGGGGACAGCCGCCCACGATCCGTGAGATCGGAGAGGCCTTCGCTATTCGATCCACTAACGGCGTCCGGGCGCACCTTTCGGCGCTGATCAGAAAAGGGTACATCAAGAAGGAGGAGTACATATCGCGCGGGATCGAGCTGACCCGGGAGTTTGCCCGCGACATCGTGCGTGTCCCCCTTGTGGGTTCAGTCCCGGCCGGCGTTCCCATCGACGCCGTCGAGAACGTGGAATCTGAATTCGCGCTGGATCAGTCCTTTCTGCCAAGAGGGGAGATCTTCAGCCTGAAAGTCACGGGCGATTCCATGAAAAACGCGGGTATTCTCGATGGTGATGTCGTAGTGGTGAAGAAGCAGCCGACCGCCCAAAGGGGCAACATCATCGTGGCCGTCATGAACGGCGAAGCGACTGTCAAGAGGTTCTTTCCTCAGGCCAAGAAGATAAGACTACAGCCGGAGAACGACGATTTTCAGCCGATCATCGTCAGCAGGCGCACCGGCGATTTCAAGATCGTCGGCCGGGTGGTGGGCCTGCTCAGGCGTATCAGGTAG
- the fusA gene encoding elongation factor G — MKDYTTDNVRNLCLAGQRGCGKTSLADAIAFCAGANNRIGSVDDGSSLLDYTDAEISRKTSIASKLLAFEWKKLKLNLLDCPGHPDFVGGLLSSIHVSDSVGMVIDSVAGVEIGTQLQWRMLPDNRPARFFFVNKMEKENANWNNSLESIKSTFGKGAVAVQLPIGQAESFNGLVDLLHMKAYKFDTGGERTETEIPEDLKDRAQAERESLIEVAAEADDSLMEKFFDEGTLSHEDIVRGLRLGIARGTLFPVLCGSALGNVGVKVLLDFIAEYLPSFNQMPPLKASKSGTDKEVELSPDPAAGTVAYVFKTVSEGHLGEMTFFRTICGTARPGTDLANQQTRTNERIAQIYSFQGRNRIEISVVPAGDIGVVVKLKNTHTGDTLAEKGLSVTVGGVAYPNPVMDMAVTSKSKGDEDKISAGLSKLKEEDPTFRLVADPALKQQVLYAQGSMQIDFIMERLKTRFGVEAELTRPKIPYRETVRGKTENQYRHKKQTGGRGQYGDVHLRIEALKRGGGFEFVDQVKGGVIPNKYIPAVEKGIVEAMQHGGLAKAPVVDVRVALFFGSYHDVDSSDMAFKIAGLMAFKEGFMQCNPVLLEPIYSLEVLVPDEFTGDVMGDLSSRRAKIAGMDPEGRYQRIRASVPQAELYQYSVDLRSMTQGQGVFTMEFARYEEVPHEQTQKIIAQAKADQEAENK, encoded by the coding sequence GTGAAGGACTATACCACCGATAATGTTCGTAATCTCTGTCTGGCCGGACAACGGGGCTGTGGCAAGACCAGTCTTGCCGATGCCATAGCATTTTGCGCCGGGGCGAACAACCGGATCGGGAGCGTCGATGACGGATCCTCTCTGCTTGACTACACCGATGCCGAGATAAGCAGAAAAACGTCGATCGCGTCGAAACTACTGGCTTTCGAGTGGAAGAAGCTCAAACTGAACCTGCTGGACTGCCCCGGTCACCCGGATTTCGTCGGGGGGCTGCTTTCCAGCATCCATGTTTCGGACTCGGTGGGCATGGTCATCGACTCCGTTGCGGGCGTCGAGATCGGAACCCAGTTGCAGTGGCGCATGCTGCCCGATAACAGGCCGGCGCGGTTCTTTTTTGTCAACAAGATGGAAAAGGAAAACGCCAACTGGAACAACAGTCTCGAATCAATCAAGTCGACCTTCGGCAAAGGCGCCGTGGCTGTCCAACTCCCCATAGGTCAGGCCGAGAGCTTCAACGGGCTCGTGGATCTCCTGCACATGAAAGCCTACAAATTCGATACCGGCGGCGAGCGCACCGAAACCGAGATTCCGGAAGACCTCAAGGATCGGGCCCAGGCCGAGCGCGAGAGCCTCATTGAGGTAGCCGCCGAGGCTGATGACAGCCTGATGGAGAAGTTCTTCGACGAAGGTACTCTCTCTCATGAGGATATCGTCAGGGGGCTGCGCCTGGGAATCGCCCGAGGGACGCTCTTCCCCGTCCTGTGCGGGTCCGCACTGGGGAATGTCGGGGTTAAAGTATTGCTCGACTTCATAGCTGAATACCTCCCGTCGTTCAATCAGATGCCGCCACTGAAGGCGAGCAAAAGCGGGACTGATAAGGAAGTGGAACTTTCACCCGACCCCGCAGCCGGTACCGTAGCATACGTATTCAAGACGGTCTCTGAGGGCCATCTCGGCGAGATGACGTTCTTTCGCACCATCTGCGGAACGGCCAGGCCCGGCACTGATCTGGCCAACCAGCAGACCAGGACCAACGAGCGCATTGCTCAGATCTACTCCTTCCAGGGCAGAAACCGCATAGAGATATCGGTGGTGCCGGCCGGAGATATCGGCGTCGTGGTCAAGTTGAAAAATACGCATACCGGTGACACTCTTGCCGAAAAGGGTCTGTCCGTTACGGTGGGCGGAGTCGCCTACCCCAATCCGGTCATGGACATGGCCGTGACGTCAAAATCCAAGGGTGACGAGGACAAAATCTCCGCCGGGCTGAGCAAACTCAAAGAAGAGGATCCGACCTTCCGGCTCGTGGCCGACCCCGCGCTCAAACAGCAGGTACTGTACGCGCAGGGTTCAATGCAAATTGACTTCATCATGGAGAGGCTCAAGACGCGGTTCGGTGTCGAAGCAGAGTTGACCAGGCCGAAAATCCCGTACCGAGAAACGGTTCGAGGAAAGACGGAAAACCAGTACCGGCACAAGAAACAGACCGGCGGGCGCGGCCAGTACGGTGACGTACACCTGCGGATTGAAGCGCTCAAACGTGGCGGTGGGTTCGAGTTTGTCGACCAGGTCAAGGGCGGTGTGATCCCGAACAAATACATACCGGCCGTCGAAAAAGGAATCGTGGAGGCCATGCAGCACGGCGGCCTGGCCAAGGCACCCGTGGTCGACGTCAGAGTGGCCCTGTTTTTCGGCTCGTACCACGACGTTGATTCCTCTGACATGGCGTTCAAGATTGCCGGGCTGATGGCGTTTAAGGAAGGGTTTATGCAGTGCAACCCGGTTCTGCTCGAGCCGATCTACAGCCTGGAGGTGCTGGTGCCCGATGAATTCACCGGCGATGTCATGGGTGATCTGTCTTCGCGCCGGGCAAAGATCGCGGGGATGGATCCCGAGGGACGCTATCAGCGCATCCGCGCGTCTGTACCGCAGGCGGAACTCTACCAGTACTCGGTGGACCTGCGCTCAATGACGCAGGGACAGGGAGTCTTCACCATGGAGTTCGCTCGTTACGAGGAAGTGCCTCATGAGCAGACCCAGAAGATCATAGCCCAGGCCAAGGCCGACCAGGAGGCCGAGAACAAGTAG
- a CDS encoding YceI family protein produces the protein MVNRIVLAVTAVLAMASMSSAADWEVDRAHSSVNFEVGHLVISNTRGHFSDFTGTLALEPGAMEKGSVEFSVDVASVNTGDEARDKHLRSADFLDVENHATMKFKSGKVIMGEDGKFELVGDLTIRGVTKEVTFDCQLHGVIKDPGGKTRAGFSAATTINRQDFNVSWSKTLDAGGLVVGNDVDIAIETEFVQAD, from the coding sequence ATGGTGAATCGAATTGTGCTTGCAGTAACGGCGGTTCTGGCTATGGCCTCAATGTCCAGCGCTGCTGACTGGGAGGTCGATCGGGCCCACTCATCGGTGAATTTCGAAGTGGGGCACCTGGTGATTTCCAACACTCGTGGCCACTTCTCTGATTTCACCGGCACTCTCGCACTTGAGCCTGGGGCAATGGAAAAGGGCAGTGTCGAGTTCTCCGTCGACGTGGCGTCGGTAAATACAGGCGACGAGGCTCGCGACAAACACCTTCGCTCCGCGGATTTCCTGGACGTGGAAAACCACGCTACGATGAAGTTCAAATCCGGAAAGGTCATTATGGGAGAGGACGGCAAATTCGAGCTTGTCGGCGACCTCACCATTCGCGGCGTCACCAAGGAAGTCACCTTTGACTGCCAATTACATGGTGTGATCAAGGACCCGGGGGGAAAGACCAGGGCCGGATTCAGTGCGGCGACAACGATCAACCGTCAGGATTTCAACGTCTCGTGGTCCAAGACTCTTGATGCCGGTGGTCTGGTGGTCGGTAACGACGTGGATATCGCCATCGAGACCGAGTTTGTGCAGGCAGACTGA